The following proteins come from a genomic window of Geothrix edaphica:
- the pilB gene encoding type IV-A pilus assembly ATPase PilB, with product MLVKAQLITDAQLEEVIRIQRREGGKLGSIVVRQGFCSDQDIVSFLGMQYGVPAADLEQWPPIDASVIALIPKDLAQRHKVLPLQRTGNVLTLAMSDPTDIFAMDDVRFHTGYNVDPVVSSEMGLVRAVEKYYGGSSGVRLADGQAGRATTTNLGGAAGAGPTDASLPNPFNEQDEHIDLQELEQELDADAEFEATDDDEESINVGALKRGSEDAPVVKLVNMVLIDAIKRGASDIHIEPYEKNYRIRFRIDGILMEVMRPNLKLKDPLTSRVKILAKLNIAEKRLPQDGRIKLRVNMSGRQKVIDYRVSILPTLFGEKIVLRLLDSDKLMLDLTKLGFEPESLERWDRQISKPYGMVLVTGPTGSGKTNTLYSSIAKLNTVDTNILTAEDPVEFNFPGINQVQMKEQIGLNFAAALRSFLRQDPNIILVGEIRDFETAEIAIKASLTGHLVLSTLHTNDAPSTINRLMNMGVEPFLVATSVNIICAQRLVRRLCSSCKAVDTHHQPEEALREVGFTPEEIQRGITFYKPVGCDICNKRGYKGRVGLYEVLEMSETLKDMILTGASAIELREQGQKEGMITLRRSGCRKVLDGVTTIEEIIRETVL from the coding sequence ATGCTCGTCAAGGCTCAGCTCATCACGGATGCCCAGTTGGAAGAAGTCATCAGGATCCAGCGGCGTGAGGGCGGCAAGCTCGGCAGCATCGTGGTGCGTCAGGGCTTCTGCTCCGATCAGGACATCGTGAGCTTCCTGGGCATGCAGTACGGCGTGCCGGCTGCGGACCTGGAGCAATGGCCCCCCATAGATGCAAGTGTCATCGCGCTCATCCCCAAGGACCTGGCCCAGCGCCACAAGGTGCTGCCCCTCCAGCGCACGGGCAACGTGCTGACCCTGGCCATGTCCGATCCCACCGACATCTTCGCCATGGATGATGTGCGCTTCCACACGGGCTACAACGTGGATCCCGTGGTGTCCAGCGAGATGGGCCTGGTGCGGGCGGTCGAGAAGTACTACGGCGGTTCCAGCGGGGTGCGCCTGGCGGACGGCCAAGCCGGCCGCGCCACGACGACCAACCTGGGCGGCGCCGCTGGAGCCGGCCCCACCGACGCTAGCCTTCCCAATCCCTTCAACGAACAGGACGAGCACATCGACCTCCAGGAGCTGGAGCAGGAGCTGGATGCCGACGCGGAGTTCGAGGCCACGGACGACGACGAGGAGAGCATCAACGTCGGCGCCCTGAAGCGGGGCAGCGAGGACGCCCCGGTGGTCAAGCTCGTGAACATGGTGCTCATCGACGCCATCAAGCGCGGTGCGTCCGACATCCACATCGAGCCCTATGAGAAGAACTACCGCATCCGATTCCGCATCGACGGCATCCTCATGGAGGTCATGCGGCCCAACCTCAAGCTGAAGGACCCGCTCACCTCCCGCGTGAAGATCCTGGCCAAGCTCAACATCGCCGAGAAGCGCCTGCCCCAGGACGGCCGCATCAAGCTGCGCGTGAACATGAGCGGCCGGCAGAAGGTCATCGACTACCGCGTGAGCATCCTGCCCACCCTCTTCGGCGAGAAGATCGTGCTGCGGCTGCTGGACAGCGACAAGCTCATGCTCGACCTCACCAAGCTCGGCTTCGAGCCGGAGAGCCTGGAGCGGTGGGACCGGCAGATTTCGAAGCCCTACGGCATGGTGCTGGTGACGGGCCCCACGGGATCGGGCAAGACCAACACGCTCTATTCCTCCATCGCCAAGCTCAACACGGTGGACACCAACATCCTAACGGCGGAGGATCCGGTGGAGTTCAACTTCCCCGGCATCAACCAAGTGCAGATGAAGGAGCAGATCGGCCTCAACTTCGCCGCCGCCCTGCGCTCCTTCCTCCGGCAGGATCCCAACATCATCCTCGTGGGCGAGATCCGCGACTTCGAGACCGCCGAGATCGCCATCAAGGCCTCGCTCACCGGCCACCTGGTGCTCTCCACCCTGCACACCAACGACGCGCCCAGCACCATCAACCGCCTCATGAACATGGGGGTGGAGCCGTTCCTGGTGGCCACCTCGGTGAACATCATCTGCGCCCAGCGCCTGGTGCGCCGCCTCTGCAGCAGCTGCAAGGCCGTGGACACGCACCACCAGCCCGAAGAGGCGCTGCGCGAAGTGGGCTTCACCCCGGAGGAGATCCAGCGGGGCATCACCTTCTACAAGCCCGTCGGCTGCGACATCTGCAACAAGCGTGGCTACAAGGGCCGCGTGGGCCTCTACGAGGTGCTGGAGATGTCCGAGACCCTCAAGGACATGATCCTCACCGGGGCCTCGGCCATCGAGCTGCGCGAGCAGGGCCAGAAGGAGGGCATGATCACCCTCCGCCGCTCCGGCTGCCGCAAGGTCCTCGACGGCGTCACCACCATCGAAGAGATCATCCGCGAAACCGTGTTGTAG
- a CDS encoding type IV pilus twitching motility protein PilT, which translates to MSEIGSNYVAPLQQLLKTMVEYGGTDLHITTETAPQIRIDGRMVPLKLPPMDASQTRWLCYGVMTDQQKHRLEEDLEVDFSFGLQGVARFRANVFNQRGATAGVFRTIPENIRSFDQLGLPPSVQALCDKPRGLVLVTGVTGSGKSTTLAAMVDKINAEEPVHILTIEDPVEYVHKHRRALVNQREIHADTHSFKKALRSALRQDPDVVLVGEMRDLETIESALTIAETGHLTFATLHTNSTVQTINRIIDVFPSHQQAQVRAQLSLVLEGVICQSLIPKAGGKGRALALEIMIPNSAIRNLIREDKIHQIYGTMQSGQSKYGMQTFNQSLSDLVIRKEITQEQAFEYSSNTDELRELINRGVGVGSAGGRGAAAAQPAATSNPALGGRNPNIKYT; encoded by the coding sequence ATGAGTGAAATCGGTTCCAACTACGTAGCCCCGCTGCAGCAGCTGCTCAAGACCATGGTGGAGTACGGGGGCACGGATCTCCACATCACCACGGAAACAGCCCCCCAGATCCGCATCGACGGGCGCATGGTGCCCCTCAAGCTGCCGCCCATGGATGCCTCCCAGACTCGGTGGCTTTGCTACGGCGTCATGACCGACCAGCAGAAGCACCGCCTGGAGGAGGATCTGGAGGTGGACTTCTCCTTCGGTCTCCAGGGTGTGGCCCGCTTCCGCGCCAACGTCTTCAACCAGCGCGGTGCCACGGCGGGTGTCTTCCGCACCATCCCCGAGAACATCCGCAGCTTCGATCAGCTGGGTCTTCCCCCCTCGGTCCAGGCCCTCTGCGACAAGCCCCGCGGCCTGGTGCTGGTGACGGGCGTGACGGGCTCCGGCAAGTCCACCACCCTGGCCGCCATGGTGGACAAGATCAACGCCGAGGAGCCGGTGCATATCCTCACCATCGAGGACCCGGTGGAATACGTCCACAAGCACCGGCGCGCCCTGGTGAACCAGCGGGAGATCCACGCGGACACCCACAGCTTCAAGAAGGCCCTGCGCTCGGCCCTGCGCCAGGATCCCGACGTGGTGCTGGTGGGCGAGATGCGCGACCTGGAGACCATCGAATCCGCCCTCACCATCGCCGAGACGGGCCACCTCACCTTCGCCACCCTGCACACCAACAGCACCGTGCAGACCATCAACCGCATCATCGATGTGTTCCCCAGCCACCAGCAGGCGCAGGTGCGAGCCCAGCTCTCCCTCGTGCTGGAGGGCGTCATCTGCCAGAGCCTCATCCCCAAGGCCGGCGGCAAAGGCCGGGCCCTGGCCCTGGAGATCATGATCCCCAACTCCGCCATCCGGAACCTCATCCGCGAGGACAAGATCCACCAGATCTACGGCACCATGCAGTCCGGCCAGTCCAAGTACGGCATGCAGACCTTCAACCAGAGCCTGTCCGACCTGGTCATCCGCAAGGAGATCACCCAGGAGCAGGCGTTTGAGTATTCCTCGAACACCGACGAGCTGCGGGAGCTCATCAACCGCGGCGTGGGTGTCGGCTCCGCCGGCGGTCGCGGAGCCGCGGCCGCGCAGCCCGCCGCCACCAGCAACCCGGCGCTGGGCGGGCGGAACCCCAACATCAAGTACACCTAG
- a CDS encoding type II secretion system F family protein: MPAYAWKGKNRMGEAQEGVLVSESRDAAAATLKRNGIEVTSIGAMAAKGTKSFGKVKPKDLAIFTRQFSVMIDAGLPLVQCLEILGAQQQDKGFQKIIEAVRQDVEQGLTLQAALSKHPKAFNDLYVNMVGAGESGGILDVILQRLSGYIEKAVKLTAKVKGAMTYPVAVITIAIAVVVIIMVKVIPVFSAMYDGLGSKLPFPTLVCMAISTALINYSWLIILAVVLVVVGLRQYYKTTAGRLVIDSLMLKIPIIGDVLRKVAVARFCRTLGTLISSGVPILEGMDITARTAGNMVIQNAILKSKDAVEQGRNIATPLAETKVFPPMVVQMVGVGEATGALDAMLSKVADFYEDEVDNAVANLTSLMEPVMIAMLGGIIGFIVIAMYLPIFNLANVFGKD; the protein is encoded by the coding sequence ATGCCCGCATACGCATGGAAAGGAAAGAATCGAATGGGGGAGGCCCAGGAGGGCGTCCTGGTGTCCGAATCCCGGGACGCCGCCGCCGCCACCCTGAAGCGCAACGGCATCGAAGTCACCTCCATCGGCGCCATGGCCGCCAAGGGCACCAAGTCCTTCGGCAAAGTGAAACCCAAGGACCTCGCCATCTTCACCCGCCAGTTCAGCGTCATGATCGACGCCGGCCTGCCCCTGGTGCAGTGCCTGGAGATCCTCGGCGCCCAGCAGCAGGACAAGGGCTTCCAGAAGATCATCGAGGCGGTGCGGCAGGACGTGGAGCAGGGCCTCACCCTGCAGGCCGCCCTCTCCAAGCACCCCAAGGCCTTCAACGACCTCTACGTGAACATGGTGGGCGCTGGCGAAAGCGGCGGCATCCTGGATGTCATCCTCCAGCGCCTGTCGGGCTACATCGAGAAAGCCGTGAAGCTTACCGCCAAGGTGAAGGGCGCCATGACCTACCCCGTGGCCGTCATCACCATCGCCATCGCGGTGGTGGTCATCATCATGGTAAAGGTGATTCCCGTCTTCTCCGCCATGTATGACGGCCTGGGCAGCAAGCTGCCCTTCCCAACGCTAGTCTGCATGGCCATCTCCACAGCGCTCATCAATTACAGTTGGCTGATCATTCTTGCCGTCGTGCTTGTCGTAGTGGGTCTGCGTCAGTACTACAAGACGACGGCGGGCCGCCTCGTAATCGATTCCCTCATGCTGAAGATCCCGATCATCGGCGACGTGCTCCGCAAGGTGGCCGTGGCCCGGTTCTGCCGCACCCTGGGCACCCTCATCAGCTCTGGTGTGCCCATCCTCGAGGGCATGGACATCACGGCCCGCACCGCTGGCAACATGGTCATCCAGAACGCCATCCTCAAGTCGAAGGACGCCGTGGAGCAGGGCCGTAACATCGCCACGCCCCTGGCGGAAACCAAGGTCTTCCCGCCCATGGTGGTGCAGATGGTGGGCGTGGGCGAGGCCACAGGCGCCCTGGACGCCATGCTGTCCAAGGTGGCCGACTTCTACGAGGACGAGGTGGACAACGCCGTGGCCAACCTCACCAGCCTCATGGAGCCCGTCATGATCGCCATGCTGGGCGGCATCATCGGCTTCATCGTCATCGCCATGTATCTGCCCATCTTCAACCTGGCCAACGTGTTCGGGAAGGACTGA
- a CDS encoding type II secretion system protein — protein MTGPLSRLSSRRRRGTTGGFSLIELLLVLAIIGIISAIAIPSFLGQRRRARVIGDAMANAKVLSMSLENRKAESGLYGPAGTYGWKPDGSDTTGPTFIPTFQPQGNSKMNYEVKITGAGLTYELTVTDPSIGSGVTAYKTDQSGAELARLH, from the coding sequence ATGACCGGCCCATTGTCCCGCTTATCCTCCCGCCGCCGTCGGGGCACCACTGGCGGTTTCTCCCTGATTGAACTCCTTCTGGTGTTGGCCATCATCGGCATCATCAGTGCCATCGCCATCCCCAGCTTCCTGGGCCAGCGACGCCGGGCCCGGGTTATCGGTGACGCCATGGCCAACGCCAAGGTCTTGTCCATGTCTCTGGAGAACCGCAAGGCTGAGAGCGGTCTTTATGGCCCCGCTGGCACCTACGGATGGAAGCCCGATGGTAGCGATACCACGGGACCCACCTTCATCCCCACCTTCCAGCCTCAGGGCAACAGCAAGATGAACTACGAGGTGAAGATCACGGGTGCGGGGCTTACCTACGAACTCACCGTCACCGATCCATCCATCGGATCGGGGGTTACCGCCTACAAGACCGACCAGTCTGGCGCCGAATTGGCTCGCCTGCATTGA
- a CDS encoding ABC transporter permease has translation MRAFFRLLAAEGMKLRRSPALRLVWLLPLLFVLVEGLVVERSFLGLRVLTPKVKTTLDFLQVKMVVALWGGFFHPLMLAILPALLFRPEHRFKTWRHLHAMPLSRRGIFLAKATYALMLSAAMLILIGLLLWVDRRIMGWLSPLLAFHFHGLQMAKVLGWLWLGSLPVLALYLWLSDRINSLAVPVVFGLLGLLLTISLTGQELPQPWRRDLIPWVLPYAAAEQVVRSGPAQQEAHLAGALFQPEPNIVRLPSGKKIKTWQNIPDEMLFPPPPPTPSWLIATFSLLAGALMIGLGYADAGRNRN, from the coding sequence GTGCGAGCCTTCTTTCGACTCCTGGCCGCCGAGGGCATGAAACTGCGGCGGTCTCCTGCTCTGCGGTTGGTTTGGCTGCTGCCGCTTTTGTTCGTTCTGGTCGAGGGGCTGGTGGTCGAGCGGTCCTTCCTCGGCTTGCGGGTGTTGACCCCCAAGGTCAAGACCACCTTGGATTTCTTGCAAGTGAAGATGGTGGTGGCCCTGTGGGGAGGTTTCTTTCACCCACTGATGCTGGCGATCCTCCCCGCTCTGCTCTTCCGGCCCGAGCATCGGTTCAAGACTTGGCGCCATTTGCACGCCATGCCCCTGTCCCGCCGGGGCATCTTTTTGGCGAAGGCGACCTACGCCCTGATGCTGAGCGCGGCCATGTTGATTCTGATCGGCCTGCTGCTCTGGGTGGATCGGCGGATCATGGGATGGCTGAGTCCCTTGCTGGCCTTCCACTTCCACGGCCTCCAGATGGCGAAAGTGTTGGGCTGGCTGTGGCTGGGCAGCCTGCCTGTTCTGGCGCTCTACTTGTGGCTATCCGATCGCATCAACAGCCTGGCGGTACCTGTCGTGTTTGGCCTCCTGGGCCTTCTGCTCACCATCTCCCTCACGGGCCAAGAGTTGCCCCAGCCATGGCGGCGGGATTTAATTCCCTGGGTGCTGCCCTATGCCGCGGCCGAACAGGTGGTTCGAAGCGGTCCAGCCCAGCAGGAAGCGCACCTGGCTGGGGCTCTCTTCCAACCTGAGCCCAACATCGTGCGGCTTCCAAGTGGGAAAAAAATAAAAACATGGCAGAACATTCCGGACGAGATGCTGTTCCCGCCGCCCCCACCTACACCAAGCTGGCTCATCGCCACCTTCAGTCTCTTGGCAGGCGCCCTGATGATTGGGCTCGGCTATGCCGATGCGGGAAGGAACCGGAACTGA
- a CDS encoding ABC transporter permease produces the protein MTSLGSFFRAERVKWRKSWLLLTAILAPLCQTGFLAVIFWFSESRIRMFKPGFQFWLELNFAAWNLVIMPVITALVCELSWEQEREARAWNLLLIQPVPHHTHYLVKALGHLVLLLMSLSLLAVLLAFGGFFLRNQPGLLMGPLPLVTFVQFTTYSALALVAVVAFQTWLSMRIPGLWIGLAAAIAGSWFTQRLVGGSALVQLLPWGLAAHMALMFERWRVLPWIYAAGSLLSAGALVALGAFDFTRHHEPRS, from the coding sequence ATGACCTCCCTGGGCTCCTTTTTCAGGGCCGAGCGCGTCAAGTGGCGGAAGAGTTGGCTGCTGCTCACGGCCATCCTGGCACCTCTATGTCAAACGGGATTCCTGGCGGTGATCTTCTGGTTTTCGGAAAGCCGGATCCGCATGTTCAAGCCGGGCTTCCAGTTCTGGCTGGAGTTGAACTTCGCGGCATGGAATCTGGTGATCATGCCGGTCATCACCGCCCTGGTATGTGAGCTGTCCTGGGAGCAGGAGCGCGAGGCCCGAGCCTGGAACCTGCTGCTGATCCAACCTGTGCCTCACCATACCCACTACCTGGTGAAGGCGCTCGGCCACCTGGTGCTGCTGCTGATGTCACTTTCACTGCTCGCGGTACTGCTCGCATTCGGTGGCTTCTTTCTCCGAAATCAGCCCGGCCTGCTGATGGGCCCCCTGCCCTTAGTCACTTTCGTCCAGTTCACCACCTACTCAGCCTTGGCCTTGGTAGCAGTGGTGGCCTTCCAGACTTGGCTGTCCATGCGGATCCCCGGGTTGTGGATAGGCCTGGCGGCGGCCATTGCCGGTAGCTGGTTCACTCAGCGCCTAGTGGGCGGGTCAGCCTTGGTCCAGTTGCTGCCTTGGGGGCTGGCGGCCCACATGGCACTCATGTTCGAGCGCTGGCGCGTTCTTCCCTGGATCTATGCCGCGGGCAGTTTGCTGTCTGCGGGAGCCCTTGTGGCCCTGGGGGCCTTCGACTTCACGCGGCACCACGAGCCCCGTAGCTGA
- a CDS encoding ABC transporter ATP-binding protein: MEHAIWSQGLTRRFGKTKAVADLDLQVREGAITAFLGPNGAGKTTTISLLLGLLKIDSGACEVLGQHPGHPAALAQIGALVESPSLYDHLTGLENLEITRLMRDIPRSSLDRVLKLVDLARDARRPVREYSLGMRQRLGMALALLGEPRLLILDEPTNGLDPAGIQDMRELIRSLPKETGASVFLSSHLLAEVEQVAEDLVVIHRGKLRYQGPTEGLGSPGDAELVVRVGDLLQAQAALESLGFPTRVAEGRVWIQAPATVAPRIAACLVEKGCPLYELAPHKANLEARFLTLLEEA; this comes from the coding sequence ATGGAACATGCCATCTGGTCCCAAGGTTTGACTCGCCGGTTTGGCAAGACCAAGGCCGTGGCTGACCTGGACCTCCAGGTTCGGGAAGGAGCCATCACAGCCTTTCTAGGCCCCAATGGGGCCGGAAAAACCACCACGATCTCGCTGCTGCTGGGGCTCCTCAAGATCGATAGCGGTGCCTGCGAGGTGCTTGGACAGCATCCAGGACACCCCGCAGCCTTGGCGCAAATTGGCGCGCTGGTGGAATCTCCATCGCTCTACGACCACCTAACGGGCCTGGAAAACCTGGAGATCACGCGGTTGATGCGGGATATCCCCCGCTCCAGCCTCGACCGGGTGCTGAAGCTGGTGGACTTGGCCCGGGATGCCCGGCGCCCGGTGCGGGAGTACTCCCTGGGCATGCGCCAGCGCCTGGGCATGGCCTTGGCCCTGCTGGGCGAGCCCCGCCTCCTCATCCTGGACGAGCCCACCAACGGCCTGGATCCCGCGGGCATCCAGGACATGCGCGAGCTGATCCGCAGCCTGCCGAAGGAGACCGGTGCTTCGGTGTTCCTGTCCAGCCACCTGCTGGCGGAGGTGGAGCAGGTGGCCGAGGATCTGGTGGTCATTCATCGGGGCAAGCTCCGGTACCAGGGGCCTACTGAGGGCCTCGGGTCGCCGGGCGATGCTGAACTTGTGGTGCGGGTGGGAGATCTGCTCCAGGCCCAGGCAGCGCTTGAGTCACTGGGCTTCCCTACCCGGGTCGCCGAAGGCCGTGTTTGGATCCAGGCCCCCGCCACCGTGGCCCCTCGCATCGCCGCCTGCCTGGTCGAGAAGGGCTGCCCGCTCTATGAGCTGGCCCCCCACAAGGCGAACCTCGAGGCCCGTTTCCTGACCCTGCTGGAGGAGGCATGA
- a CDS encoding prepilin-type N-terminal cleavage/methylation domain-containing protein, with amino-acid sequence MKNQKGFTLIELLLVLAIIGIISAIAIPALLGQRSRARDKSSQENCVSIVADLVSSYDRAREASTDVSTLALFNTNIIGTAAASMVPMVWTSKNPWAATGTESAYAQAAIAEADSIGTTTKAAATLAKKGQVQIGYLPPAPTAGGIVATSVYLNNTFNDATGTATNQFIKVSNVE; translated from the coding sequence ATGAAGAACCAGAAGGGTTTCACCCTGATCGAGCTGCTGCTCGTGCTTGCCATCATCGGCATCATCAGCGCCATCGCCATCCCCGCCCTGCTGGGCCAGCGTTCTCGCGCCCGTGACAAGAGCAGCCAGGAAAACTGCGTGAGCATCGTGGCAGATCTCGTGTCCTCCTATGACCGGGCCCGTGAGGCCAGCACGGACGTGTCCACCCTCGCTCTGTTCAATACAAATATCATTGGAACCGCAGCGGCCTCAATGGTCCCGATGGTGTGGACTTCCAAGAATCCCTGGGCTGCGACGGGCACCGAATCGGCGTATGCTCAGGCAGCAATCGCTGAAGCTGATTCCATTGGGACGACCACAAAAGCAGCTGCTACATTAGCGAAGAAGGGACAGGTCCAGATCGGCTACCTGCCGCCCGCCCCGACCGCCGGCGGTATCGTCGCCACATCCGTCTATCTGAACAACACCTTCAACGATGCCACTGGCACGGCCACCAATCAGTTCATCAAGGTCAGCAACGTCGAGTAG
- a CDS encoding tetratricopeptide repeat protein — MLRPIPIALVFLAQPPAPAFRADLDAGHYLKVLGEAEARLRQNPSDAAAWAAKSQALSSLQRFTEARAAADRAVALKPGLADALLARGLARAGEAIRQRDLSGLRGALGAMDDLRAATAADSTLAPAWMSLGLAYEMLPGLLGGSTKKALNCADQLRRVAPARGNLLQALILVEEDKWREAEASFSRALAQAPQDPEVVGQWLDALDRRPAKKALGEAGKNARLLVEAPRLLPGIRTRARGVAAVSDAYLHGGRPDLAWQVAQDHLAQVDAPSLLRLQLGKVAAVSGLHRPEGLAALDQALREPLEGGSSGYPGAWWRKGQILQGLGRKDEARLAAQESLKLDPKHRGARELLEKLGQD; from the coding sequence ATGCTCCGACCCATTCCCATCGCCCTGGTCTTCCTGGCCCAGCCTCCAGCCCCCGCCTTCCGCGCCGATCTGGATGCCGGGCACTACCTCAAGGTGCTGGGCGAGGCCGAAGCCCGGCTGCGCCAGAACCCGAGCGATGCCGCCGCCTGGGCGGCCAAGTCCCAGGCCCTGTCCAGCCTCCAGCGGTTCACCGAGGCCCGCGCCGCCGCCGACCGGGCGGTGGCCTTGAAGCCCGGTCTGGCGGATGCCCTCCTGGCCCGCGGCCTGGCCCGTGCGGGGGAGGCCATCCGCCAGCGCGATCTCAGCGGCCTGCGCGGGGCCCTCGGGGCCATGGATGACCTGCGCGCCGCCACCGCGGCCGACTCCACTCTCGCGCCGGCCTGGATGAGCCTGGGACTGGCCTACGAGATGCTGCCGGGCCTGCTGGGCGGGTCCACGAAGAAGGCCCTGAACTGCGCCGACCAACTGCGCCGCGTGGCCCCCGCCCGGGGCAACCTCCTCCAGGCCCTCATCCTGGTGGAGGAGGACAAGTGGCGCGAGGCCGAGGCCTCCTTCAGCCGCGCCCTCGCCCAAGCCCCCCAGGATCCCGAAGTGGTGGGCCAATGGCTGGATGCCCTGGACCGACGCCCTGCCAAGAAGGCCCTGGGCGAAGCCGGGAAAAACGCCCGCCTCCTGGTTGAGGCGCCCCGGCTGCTGCCCGGCATCCGCACCCGCGCGCGCGGCGTGGCCGCCGTCAGCGACGCCTACCTGCACGGTGGGCGCCCCGACCTCGCCTGGCAGGTCGCCCAGGATCACCTCGCCCAGGTGGACGCCCCCAGCCTGCTTCGCTTGCAGCTCGGCAAGGTGGCCGCCGTCAGCGGCCTCCACCGCCCCGAAGGCCTCGCCGCCCTCGACCAGGCGCTCCGCGAACCCCTCGAAGGCGGGAGTTCCGGCTACCCCGGCGCCTGGTGGCGGAAGGGGCAGATCCTCCAAGGCTTGGGAAGGAAGGACGAAGCCCGTCTGGCGGCCCAGGAATCCCTGAAGCTCGATCCGAAACATCGGGGGGCGAGGGAACTGCTGGAAAAGCTGGGGCAGGATTGA
- a CDS encoding enoyl-ACP reductase FabI: MSAKGGLLEGKRGLIIGVANKRSIAWGITQKVAEAGAQLCLTYQNERLGENVRELAVDLKNPLLLPMDVGSDSQIVMAFDEIRKKWGKLDFLVHAVAYAPRQALEGRFVETSREDFRVAHDISAYSLAAVCNAAQPLMAEGGSIVTLSYLGGERVVPGYNVMGVAKAALESCVRYLAADLGPQGIRVNAISAGPIKTLASSAIPGIGSKLKAHRSHTPLQRDTDQLEVGDAGVFLVSDMGRGITGQVLYVDGGFSIMAG, from the coding sequence ATGAGCGCCAAGGGCGGATTGTTGGAAGGAAAGCGGGGCCTGATCATCGGCGTGGCGAACAAGCGGTCCATCGCCTGGGGCATCACCCAGAAGGTGGCCGAGGCCGGCGCCCAGCTCTGCCTGACCTACCAGAACGAGCGCCTGGGCGAGAACGTCCGCGAGCTGGCGGTGGACCTGAAGAACCCCCTGCTTCTGCCCATGGACGTGGGCAGTGACAGCCAGATCGTCATGGCCTTCGACGAGATCCGCAAGAAGTGGGGCAAGCTCGATTTCCTGGTGCACGCGGTGGCCTACGCGCCCCGGCAGGCCCTGGAGGGCCGCTTCGTGGAGACCAGCCGTGAGGACTTCCGCGTGGCCCACGACATCAGCGCCTACTCCCTGGCTGCCGTCTGCAACGCCGCCCAGCCCCTCATGGCCGAGGGCGGCTCCATCGTGACCCTCAGCTACCTGGGCGGCGAGCGGGTGGTGCCCGGCTACAACGTGATGGGCGTGGCCAAGGCCGCCCTGGAATCCTGCGTCCGCTACCTGGCCGCCGACCTGGGCCCCCAGGGCATCCGCGTCAACGCCATCTCCGCCGGTCCCATCAAGACCCTGGCCTCCTCGGCCATCCCGGGCATCGGCTCCAAGCTGAAGGCCCACCGCTCCCACACGCCCCTCCAGCGCGACACAGACCAGCTCGAGGTGGGGGACGCTGGCGTGTTCCTCGTCAGCGACATGGGCCGCGGCATCACCGGCCAGGTGCTCTACGTCGATGGTGGCTTCAGCATCATGGCGGGGTAG
- a CDS encoding tetratricopeptide repeat protein, translating into MNWTYLGIAALLPLTIALAATLLAGAVQAIHSNRQGGSSRVAFHRLLRTLALVFPLAFLLASLWDGRSTWRGLLGVALGHPADQRAMGLLRSQGEGFLARDAAKAAHWFRKAAEQGDARAQFHLARALLTGTGLPKDPALALRWAEAAAQQGDSDAMILAGDLQHTAHPDVADAWYRKAISSLQTRLAAGNPQACLTYGLLLSSGKGAPQDPIEGLAWMKVAERLGLRGLQALPVRLMEAQQPPAARAEATQRAEALLKSLSPQGKS; encoded by the coding sequence ATGAACTGGACCTACCTCGGGATCGCGGCCCTCCTGCCGCTGACCATCGCCCTGGCCGCGACCCTGCTGGCCGGGGCCGTCCAGGCCATCCACTCCAACCGGCAGGGCGGCAGCAGCCGCGTGGCCTTCCACCGCCTGCTCCGCACCCTGGCCCTGGTGTTCCCCCTCGCCTTCCTCCTGGCCTCGCTCTGGGATGGCCGCAGCACCTGGCGCGGGTTGCTCGGCGTAGCCCTGGGGCACCCGGCGGACCAGCGGGCCATGGGGCTACTCCGCTCCCAGGGCGAGGGCTTCCTCGCCAGGGATGCGGCCAAGGCCGCGCACTGGTTCCGCAAGGCGGCTGAGCAGGGCGATGCCCGCGCCCAGTTCCACCTGGCCCGGGCCCTGCTCACTGGAACTGGCCTCCCGAAGGATCCCGCCCTTGCCCTGCGCTGGGCTGAGGCCGCGGCCCAACAGGGCGACTCGGATGCCATGATCCTCGCCGGAGACCTCCAGCACACAGCCCACCCCGATGTGGCCGACGCCTGGTACCGGAAGGCCATCTCCTCCCTTCAGACCCGGCTGGCGGCGGGAAATCCCCAGGCCTGCCTGACCTACGGCCTCCTCCTCAGCAGCGGCAAGGGCGCCCCCCAGGACCCCATCGAGGGGCTGGCCTGGATGAAGGTGGCCGAACGCCTGGGCCTGCGGGGCCTCCAGGCGCTTCCCGTCCGCCTGATGGAAGCCCAGCAACCCCCAGCAGCGCGCGCCGAAGCCACTCAACGCGCCGAAGCTCTCCTGAAATCCCTGTCCCCGCAGGGGAAAAGCTGA